The genomic segment TTCCAGGCCGCACGGTACTTGATGCCGTGTTCTTTTGCATATTCACTTAAAATCTTCATAGTATTTAATAAAAATTAATACTATATAATTCTATTATTGTCAACAAAAAAATAGAATACCTTGTAATTGTATTTGAAACAATTTCAGTATTATCATTTTCATTTATTGATTCAGATTTCATTTTATAAAATTCCTTATATCATCGTTTCATCTCAAGCTTTCCAAGATAAATCAGACTTTCAAGATCTTCAAGGTCATCAGGGAAATTGAGGGGGATTTTGATCCCAGTCCGATGGACTGGGCTTTATCAATCTGTTCTTTCAGGGCAAATTGCCGTTTTATGGATGAAATCAATCTCATCTATTTTTTTCATAATCCTGTCTGTTTCGTATAATGCCGTTATTATTTTTTGATAATGGAGGATTTCATTAAAATCCAGTTTGCGGCCTTTTCTGTCTTTCAGCCATTTCTGGGCGGGCTGGTAGCCTCCGATATAGAACTCCCATGCTGTCTGGGGAACATTGTCAAAATACTGCTCCTGGTTTATCCAGACCCGGCTGTTTTCAAAGTGCGGTTTGTCTATTATATTTTCACCCGGCTGGGGATAGGTTGTTATGCGTTTTTCAACAACAGGGCTTTCCAGCAGATGTATCTGCCGCAGTTCAGCGCCTTTTTTTACCAGTTTCCAGAAGGTTTCAGCATCTTTTGGGTATGGGACTCGCGGGAAATCTATTTTTAAAAATTCTTTGTATTTTTTGCGGTACGAAGGCGAATGTAAAACAGCATAGATATAATCCAGAATATCAATCGGGGCAAATGTAGAGACAGGGCATGCCCTGTCTCTACATTCTTCTTTTTCATTAATAAACTCTAAATTTATTTTACTGGCAAATTCCTGAACAATGTCTTTTTTCAGATTAGGGAATCGCTTGCTGCTTTGATTTATGCTTATTTTGTCATTTGTTTCTGGATAACAATAAAGTGGTGAAACAGGTGCGCCATTACCAACTCTGGAAGCCATTATACCAAATTCAGCTATGTTTTTAGTAATCTGAATATCCTGCCAATTATAATTACCTACGACACTTCTAGAAAAAATCAATCCAACATTTTCTCCTTCTATAAAATGACGCATAACTCCGCCTCTGGGCATACAGTGAAAACCTTTTGATTTTCCAGTATAAAATGTCCATCTTTCATCAAAGGGTCTGTATGATATTTTTGACAAAAAGCCCTTGTCTGGATAATTATTTTCTAAATCTTTTTTAGCAAAACTTACTTTCCAGTCTCTTACATCTTTTCCTAAATTAAATCTTGTTCTTGCTGTTTCATCATCAAGACTTAAAAACTCTTCTATTGTTTTTTTTACATCTTCTTTTGTTGAATGTATTGTAAAGTGATCTCTTGCAGTTACAATTCCAACTGAATTTATTATAAATAATTCGTTTACAGAAAACCCCTTATTATATTCTTCTTCAAGTTCAAAATCTTTCTGCACCATAAAATACATTGGCGGTTTATTGGGGATTTCTTTGCAGGGAACTGTTTTTAAAGAGTTTTCAAAAAGAAAATCATATTTAAAATCTCTTTTGCCAAACAAATCAAAATGAAATATCCTGCCCAGTTTATCGGTTTTTTTCCTGCCTGTTTTTACAAATAAATTGATAGAAACACCCTGCATTATATCAAATACATTCTGGTCAGGGCTTCCGTCAGGACAAACCTCTTTTTTCTTGGAATTGCCGTGCAGATCAATAGTATAAATTTTATCAAATGTTTTCAGCAGATTCCAGCGCATACCCCTGAAAGTCGGATTGTCCAAAAATCCGTGAGGATTAATAAAAGCCAGAACGCCGGTTCCATTTCTTTCTATAAAATACTGGCCGTAACGAATAAATTTTACATAATCATCATTAATCCATTTGGGATTTCGTTCTTTTAATTTTTCCTTTCCACCAGGCTCTTTTTTATAATCCTCCATCAATTTCATAATCCATTCGCCTTTATTGGAACTTTCACCGCTGTACGGCGGATTCCCCAGCACCACCATAACAGGCGTATCCCGTTTTATATAATTTGCCTCGTTTGCTTCAGAGCTTAACCAGCTTGCAAACAAGGTCCCGGTGTCAGGATGATGTTCTTCAAGGCTGTTGGTAAGAAAGACTCTTAAACGCTGCTGCTTTTTGGGCTTATAACCTGTTTGATTCAACATCAAATCCAGTTTCAGATGAGCCATGGCATATGAAGCCATCAGAATTTCAAATCCGTTAAGGCGCGGTATCAGGTGTTCATCAACATAACTGTTCCAGATTCCCTGCTGTCCTTCAAACTGTTTGTAAATATGCTCTAAAACTTCGGCAAGAAAAGTGCCTGTACCTGCTGCCGGGTCAAGTATCTGCACCTTATGCACTTCCTTTTTAACCTTTTTGCCCTGAACATCAATCTTTATGGCTGTTTTAGACGTATCTGCAAGACCGCCTGGCAGATCAAAATCTGTTTTCAAAATATAATCAACAGCGCGCACAATAAAATTAACAACCGGTTCAGGAGTGTACCACACACCCCGGCTTTTTCTTAATGCTGGATCATATTCTGAAAGAAAGGTTTCGTAAAAATGAATAAAAGGATCATTCTGCCGGGTCTCTTTTTTAAAATCTTTCAACAGATTTGCCACATCTGCAGCCCTGAAAATATCTGCCAGTGCGTCAACAATCCATTTAATACGGTCGTCAAGATCATAACCTGCAATATATTGAAACAGTTTCCTTAAAAACGGATTGGAAACAGGTATTAACCGGGCTGCTTCCTGCCGTGAAAAATCTTCTAAAGTCTGATCGTGAAGACGCGCTGCAAACATGCCGTAGGCAATGGTCTGGGCATAAACATCAGCAAAGGTTTTTTCAGTAATATCATGGATTAATATGAGTTTAAAAGATTTGTACTGATCATAAAGGGTATTGTCCTGCTCGTTAATCTGATCGTCAGTATTTTGCGTTAATAATGCTTTTTCAATTACATTACCCAAAAGACGGGCTTTACCAGCCATCATTTTGGATAATTTTGATGCTGAATCAATAGTCTGGCCTGCATGGGCGCAAAATTCTTTTATCAGATCAATAAAACTGGAATAATTTCCAGGTATTCCAGTAATTTTATTACCCTGAATCTGTCCTATTGAAATTGAAGCAGCAGGTTCGCCGTCACGGAACAACTGAAAATCAAGATAATCTGTAAATATTAGATTAGCCAGTGAATGCCTGTAACGGTCGAACTGCTCTTTATATGCCTTACTTTTTAAATCTGCCCCAATATCTTTGGCTTCAATATAACCCACAGGAATATTTTCCCTGGTGATAATATAATCCGGTGCGCCGCAGGCTATTCTTGAAGGCTCATTGGTTATAAAAACATCAGGGGCAATGCTTTCAAGAAGATTCTGCAAATCTCCCCGATAGCTGTGTTCTGTTGAAATACCTGTTTTAAACCTTGCATTTATTTTATTAATGTAATCATGAATTTCCAATAACTTTCTCCTGTTATCAAGGTTTTTTACAGTATTTTTCCAGTGCTGTTTACCAAACGTAGAGACAAGGCATGCCTTGTCTCTACAATGGCATTATTAAAAACAATTACTTTATGGGTTGATAAAGCACCCTCCCCCGCTGTCCCCGTCTTCATCTTGATCAGAAGGAGACAGGTATGGTTTGCCAAGTCCAGAAGGATCTTTGATGATCTGGTCTGCAATACCGTCATCATCACCAGTTCCTCCATCTGTAAACATAAGTGTTACCATAGTCCTGTCATCACTGAATACAGCATTATCCTTATAATCATACCAGCCTCTGCCAGGCTGATATTTTATCCAGCTTAAACTGCTGCCGGCAGGTTCTTGAAAATATATCTCTGCTTTTGCTGTTTTTCCTGGTTCAGAAACCTGGATATGAATATCAAAAAGACCATAGATAAGCTCGTCAGGACGGTTTTGCTGTTCTGAAATTGTATCCGGGCTGACTGGTTTTATAAAAATCAGATTTCCATTAATTACACGTATTCCCATCGAACCGCCTGTCCCGGTAAAGGTCAGGACATTTTCAGGATACCCTTTAATTCCATTGTCATTAATCTTTATTCTTATTTCACTGGTATTAATTACATGGTTTATATCTTCTGTTGTAAGTTCAAATACCAGGATTGCAGATTCTGACCCTATAACAGGGCTGATAAAAGAAGGTGAGGCAGATTTGGGGTTTAATAAAATTACCTCGGGTCCTGAAATCTGTTTCCAGTTATAAGAGATTATCTGGTTTTCGTCATAAGGAGATTCAAGGGCAACCATTACCCCTTCCTCATAGGTACCGTTTATTTCTCCAGGATCATGGATTTCTGTTTTATTGTTTACATTTACATTGACAGTATCAGAATCCTGGTATCCATTATTGTCTGTTATAGTTAATCTAAAACTCAGGACTGCCCCGTGTTCATCCGTTTCAGGTGCTGTAAAAAACGGGCGCTGGGTATTTGATTCAAAAAGAACAGCATCAGGGCCTTCTGTTTGAACCCATTCATATTTAACAATAGAACCGTTTGAGACAGAGGAACCTGAACCATTAAGATTTACCAGGGTAAATTCATCCACTGTCTGATCTGCTCCTGCATGGGCTGAGGGTCTGCTTTCGTCAGTGGATGATGAAGTAACTATAATATTAACTGAACTGCTGTGTTCTAAAGGGCCGTGAATACCTGTATTGCCGAGATCACTGGTTATAATCTTCAACATAACACTGCCGATCCAGTCTGCCTGGGGATTGTACTGCAATCCCTCCAGTGCATCATTGATCTTTGCCTGGCTGCCTTTAAGTATAAGCTCAGAAGAATTATTTCCAATTATGCTTAAAGCCGTGGATTCTGGAACACCAAGTGTGCCCAGGTTTACAGATAAGCTTACCTGAATATCATTTTCCAGGGCATCAATATCTTTAACAGAAATAGTGTTAATACCTGTGAAAAATAAAGGGGTATTTTTCTGGATGGTCTGGTTGCCTGGTATTGTGTTTTCAGGCTGATCGTTTACTGCAATAACTGCAAGAAGAATTGTGGCAATATTGCTGGAAAGCTCGCCTGTGCTGGCTGAAAACTCTATAATTCTCATGGTCTGGTCAGGATTTTGGGAATCATTGCTGAATCTTATACTTTTCAAGGCTGTTTCGTAATTTTCTTTTGTGTCATGGCCTGTTAAAAGCAAAACTCCGTTATCATAGGATAATGAGATAGAAGTGCCTGAAATATCGGCTGCCAGAATATCCCCTGGCTTTGGATTTTTCATTACTGCTTTAAGTTCTTGAAAACCTGTATTTGCAGGGTCTTCAAGTGAGGCTTTTTCTCCTGCAATCTCTAAGGGCAGACCGTTTTCCCTGAAAATGGTTGTATGCGCAACAACAGGTTTATTAATATTTTTAACTATCAGGGAGATGGCGATCTTACTTTCCCTTGTACTGTCTTTTGCAGTTATGGCAATAATACGGTCGATTTCTGCTGTATCATAAGAAAGTTTTATGGATTTAGTAACTTTTATATAGTTTTCAATTGTATCCCTGCCTGAAAGTTTGAGAACACTGCCTGTAAAAGAAACATCAATCAAGGTGCCTGCATTATCTGCCTGAAGTTTGTCTCCAGGCTGTGAATTAACG from the Desulfonema limicola genome contains:
- a CDS encoding type ISP restriction/modification enzyme gives rise to the protein MEIHDYINKINARFKTGISTEHSYRGDLQNLLESIAPDVFITNEPSRIACGAPDYIITRENIPVGYIEAKDIGADLKSKAYKEQFDRYRHSLANLIFTDYLDFQLFRDGEPAASISIGQIQGNKITGIPGNYSSFIDLIKEFCAHAGQTIDSASKLSKMMAGKARLLGNVIEKALLTQNTDDQINEQDNTLYDQYKSFKLILIHDITEKTFADVYAQTIAYGMFAARLHDQTLEDFSRQEAARLIPVSNPFLRKLFQYIAGYDLDDRIKWIVDALADIFRAADVANLLKDFKKETRQNDPFIHFYETFLSEYDPALRKSRGVWYTPEPVVNFIVRAVDYILKTDFDLPGGLADTSKTAIKIDVQGKKVKKEVHKVQILDPAAGTGTFLAEVLEHIYKQFEGQQGIWNSYVDEHLIPRLNGFEILMASYAMAHLKLDLMLNQTGYKPKKQQRLRVFLTNSLEEHHPDTGTLFASWLSSEANEANYIKRDTPVMVVLGNPPYSGESSNKGEWIMKLMEDYKKEPGGKEKLKERNPKWINDDYVKFIRYGQYFIERNGTGVLAFINPHGFLDNPTFRGMRWNLLKTFDKIYTIDLHGNSKKKEVCPDGSPDQNVFDIMQGVSINLFVKTGRKKTDKLGRIFHFDLFGKRDFKYDFLFENSLKTVPCKEIPNKPPMYFMVQKDFELEEEYNKGFSVNELFIINSVGIVTARDHFTIHSTKEDVKKTIEEFLSLDDETARTRFNLGKDVRDWKVSFAKKDLENNYPDKGFLSKISYRPFDERWTFYTGKSKGFHCMPRGGVMRHFIEGENVGLIFSRSVVGNYNWQDIQITKNIAEFGIMASRVGNGAPVSPLYCYPETNDKISINQSSKRFPNLKKDIVQEFASKINLEFINEKEECRDRACPVSTFAPIDILDYIYAVLHSPSYRKKYKEFLKIDFPRVPYPKDAETFWKLVKKGAELRQIHLLESPVVEKRITTYPQPGENIIDKPHFENSRVWINQEQYFDNVPQTAWEFYIGGYQPAQKWLKDRKGRKLDFNEILHYQKIITALYETDRIMKKIDEIDFIHKTAICPERTD
- a CDS encoding PKD domain-containing protein; translated protein: MIAIRFRHLIFTVSCFFILTYFNAVNAKDIDSTAPVPEFTATFVEDNNPVHITSSNFKIMDSVIPESIIAYITNMYVGDLLNADVSGTSISQSYDQGRLILSGNDTIENYNKVLQSITFETDRQNPYDTARIVDISFTAEDETGSITIPAAKTTINIIPINDPPVIDLDLSSPEQGYKAGFEKDQGLINITSQDIEITDFDNTHLYELTANIVNSQPGDKLQADNAGTLIDVSFTGSVLKLSGRDTIENYIKVTKSIKLSYDTAEIDRIIAITAKDSTRESKIAISLIVKNINKPVVAHTTIFRENGLPLEIAGEKASLEDPANTGFQELKAVMKNPKPGDILAADISGTSISLSYDNGVLLLTGHDTKENYETALKSIRFSNDSQNPDQTMRIIEFSASTGELSSNIATILLAVIAVNDQPENTIPGNQTIQKNTPLFFTGINTISVKDIDALENDIQVSLSVNLGTLGVPESTALSIIGNNSSELILKGSQAKINDALEGLQYNPQADWIGSVMLKIITSDLGNTGIHGPLEHSSSVNIIVTSSSTDESRPSAHAGADQTVDEFTLVNLNGSGSSVSNGSIVKYEWVQTEGPDAVLFESNTQRPFFTAPETDEHGAVLSFRLTITDNNGYQDSDTVNVNVNNKTEIHDPGEINGTYEEGVMVALESPYDENQIISYNWKQISGPEVILLNPKSASPSFISPVIGSESAILVFELTTEDINHVINTSEIRIKINDNGIKGYPENVLTFTGTGGSMGIRVINGNLIFIKPVSPDTISEQQNRPDELIYGLFDIHIQVSEPGKTAKAEIYFQEPAGSSLSWIKYQPGRGWYDYKDNAVFSDDRTMVTLMFTDGGTGDDDGIADQIIKDPSGLGKPYLSPSDQDEDGDSGGGCFINP